The sequence below is a genomic window from Armatimonadota bacterium.
CGAATCAAGGCCGCAATCTGCACCGTTTCGATGCTCAAAAGCTCGTTGACGAACCCTTCTGTGTCCTCGTCGGTCGCCTTCGCCCACTCGAAGTCTCGATTGCTCAGGCAACTCCACGCCAATCGGTCGTCCATGTCCAGCTTCATGGTCTCCAGCGCATGGCCAAGAAGCCGCGCCGAGGACAGAGGTCGATTTTGAAAAATCTCTTCCGAGACCAACTCAAGGTTCGCCCCGTTCTCAAGAAGCAGAGCAGAGGCCATCAGGGCGTCCGGCGAAGTATTGCGGAATCGGAACGATCCCGTATCGGTCGAGATTCCCGTATAAAGGCAGGTCGCCATGTCGGGTGTGATTTCCGCATCGACCGCTTGCAGGATATTCGTAATGATCAGTGCCGTCGCCGCCGAACCGATCTCGATGATCCGCAAATCGCCTGGAGCCTCGTGCGGCACGTGATGGTCGATCACAATCAGCCGCTTCAAAGATTCGAAAAATGGCGCCGTGCTTCCCAACCGCTCGAACGCGTCTAGATCGACAA
It includes:
- a CDS encoding bifunctional oligoribonuclease/PAP phosphatase NrnA; its protein translation is MKIDSTLVQAFQTEIERASKILIGTHLNPDGDALGSALGLALYLEAMGKKVEVLCHHDAPRNLRFLPTVKRVRQAPAESDYDLGIVVDLDAFERLGSTAPFFESLKRLIVIDHHVPHEAPGDLRIIEIGSAATALIITNILQAVDAEITPDMATCLYTGISTDTGSFRFRNTSPDALMASALLLENGANLELVSEEIFQNRPLSSARLLGHALETMKLDMDDRLAWSCLSNRDFEWAKATDEDTEGFVNELLSIETVQIAALIREVKPGKIRCSIRSRRGYDVAEVAREFGGGGHRNAAGCNFEGDLSDAEHQLIEGMRRCLASS